One Rhododendron vialii isolate Sample 1 chromosome 2a, ASM3025357v1 genomic region harbors:
- the LOC131314934 gene encoding uncharacterized protein LOC131314934 isoform X2, whose amino-acid sequence MAYSSTTSSDEKYPYPWEVNVLDFVPDKLSDAKCYPEWKQLMVDLIKSQGLLGFVDGSTTEPASKRVSQAASSNSVSWRRSDNLVQGWILTTLDKDTRLQVLQYTTARGVWTRLVDMFDRAKNRFQLDEETAKKLSNYLPLLIAAIEGDWDTTSKIIESEPDIVRAAITPHSETALFLAVKSSRRNHFVEKILKKMSPEDAGLANLWGMTALHRAAGVGNVEGAKLLVNKNPNLPNVLNKYGYAPLNYAASTGSRESVVYLWEVTKEEVKLKDDVAAELLRDLTRGEHYDIALTLLQRKPELACMEPSVLNVLVEKCSSFRSGTSLNFWQSLIYSGVPAKSEHIAKRHSGGGGNIEKPTNCCIFVRQRFHSMFWEVAEKFVPQIKNIREKKLIHHNVLQLLRLLCVEIAKLNFSKVQSIFGPGVAQCNICWNS is encoded by the exons CACTTCCTCAGACGAGAAGTACCCGTACCCCTGGGAGGTTAACGTTCTGGACTTCGTCCCAGACAAGTTGTCTGATGCGAAATGCTATCCCGAGTGGAAGCAGCTGATGGTAGACCTCATCAAGAGTCAAGGCTTGCTTGGCTTTGTAGATGGCAGCACAACTGAGCCTGCATCCAAAAGGGTCTCCCAAGCGGCCTCATCAAATTCCGTCTCATGGAGAAGATCAGACAATCTTGTACAGGGATGGATCCTTACTACGCTCGACAAAGATACCCGTCTGCAAGTGTTGCAATATACAACTGCAAGAGGGGTGTGGACAAGGTTGGTGGATATGTTCGATCGGGCTAAAAATAGGTTCCAACTAG ATGAAGAAACTGCAAAGAAGCTAAGCAATTATCTGCCACTGCTAATAGCTGCAATCGAAGGTGACTGGGACACCACCAGCAAAATCATAGAAAGTGAACCAGATATTGTCAGGGCTGCCATCACGCCACACTCAGAAACAGCGCTCTTTCTGGCAGTGAAGTCGTCACGGAGAAACCATTTCGTGGAGaagattttgaagaaaatgTCACCAGAGGATGCAGGCCTAGCTAACCTATGGGGCATGACAGCTCTTCATCGTGCTGCAGGAGTTGGCAACGTTGAGGGAGCAAAACTGTTAGTTAACAAGAACCCGAACCTGCCTAACGTTTTGAATAAATATGGATATGCACCTCTCAATTATGCTGCTAGCACTGGGAGTAGGGAGAGTGTTGTTTACTTATGGGAAGTCACCAAAGAAGAAGTTAAATTGAAAGATGACGTAGCTGCTGAACTTTTGCGCGATCTCACAAGAGGGGAACACTACG ACATAGCTCTAACATTGCTTCAGCGCAAACCTGAGTTGGCATGCATGGAGCCCTCTGTTTTGAATGTGCTTGTTGAAAAGTGTTCTTCTTTCCGAAGTGGAACCTCCTTAAACTTCTGGCAGAGCTTAATCTATTCGG GTGTTCCTGCGAAATCAGAACACATTGCAAAGCGCCATAGCGGGGGAGGAGGGAACATTGAGAAGCCTACCAACTGCTGCATTTTTG TGAGGCAAAGATTTCATTCTATGTTTTGGGAAGTTGCTGAAAAATTTG TACCACAGATCAAGAACATCcgagaaaagaaattaatacaCCATAATGTACTTCAACTTCTCAGACTCCTTTGCGTTGAAATTGCAAAACTAAATTTCTCCAAAGTGCAAAGCATATTTGGTCCCGGCGTTGCTCAGTGCAACATATGCTGGAATTCATGA
- the LOC131314934 gene encoding uncharacterized protein LOC131314934 isoform X1, with protein sequence MAYSSTTSSDEKYPYPWEVNVLDFVPDKLSDAKCYPEWKQLMVDLIKSQGLLGFVDGSTTEPASKRVSQAASSNSVSWRRSDNLVQGWILTTLDKDTRLQVLQYTTARGVWTRLVDMFDRAKNRFQLDEETAKKLSNYLPLLIAAIEGDWDTTSKIIESEPDIVRAAITPHSETALFLAVKSSRRNHFVEKILKKMSPEDAGLANLWGMTALHRAAGVGNVEGAKLLVNKNPNLPNVLNKYGYAPLNYAASTGSRESVVYLWEVTKEEVKLKDDVAAELLRDLTRGEHYDIALTLLQRKPELACMEPSVLNVLVEKCSSFRSGTSLNFWQSLIYSGVPAKSEHIAKRHSGGGGNIEKPTNCCIFGWVRQRFHSMFWEVAEKFVPQIKNIREKKLIHHNVLQLLRLLCVEIAKLNFSKVQSIFGPGVAQCNICWNS encoded by the exons CACTTCCTCAGACGAGAAGTACCCGTACCCCTGGGAGGTTAACGTTCTGGACTTCGTCCCAGACAAGTTGTCTGATGCGAAATGCTATCCCGAGTGGAAGCAGCTGATGGTAGACCTCATCAAGAGTCAAGGCTTGCTTGGCTTTGTAGATGGCAGCACAACTGAGCCTGCATCCAAAAGGGTCTCCCAAGCGGCCTCATCAAATTCCGTCTCATGGAGAAGATCAGACAATCTTGTACAGGGATGGATCCTTACTACGCTCGACAAAGATACCCGTCTGCAAGTGTTGCAATATACAACTGCAAGAGGGGTGTGGACAAGGTTGGTGGATATGTTCGATCGGGCTAAAAATAGGTTCCAACTAG ATGAAGAAACTGCAAAGAAGCTAAGCAATTATCTGCCACTGCTAATAGCTGCAATCGAAGGTGACTGGGACACCACCAGCAAAATCATAGAAAGTGAACCAGATATTGTCAGGGCTGCCATCACGCCACACTCAGAAACAGCGCTCTTTCTGGCAGTGAAGTCGTCACGGAGAAACCATTTCGTGGAGaagattttgaagaaaatgTCACCAGAGGATGCAGGCCTAGCTAACCTATGGGGCATGACAGCTCTTCATCGTGCTGCAGGAGTTGGCAACGTTGAGGGAGCAAAACTGTTAGTTAACAAGAACCCGAACCTGCCTAACGTTTTGAATAAATATGGATATGCACCTCTCAATTATGCTGCTAGCACTGGGAGTAGGGAGAGTGTTGTTTACTTATGGGAAGTCACCAAAGAAGAAGTTAAATTGAAAGATGACGTAGCTGCTGAACTTTTGCGCGATCTCACAAGAGGGGAACACTACG ACATAGCTCTAACATTGCTTCAGCGCAAACCTGAGTTGGCATGCATGGAGCCCTCTGTTTTGAATGTGCTTGTTGAAAAGTGTTCTTCTTTCCGAAGTGGAACCTCCTTAAACTTCTGGCAGAGCTTAATCTATTCGG GTGTTCCTGCGAAATCAGAACACATTGCAAAGCGCCATAGCGGGGGAGGAGGGAACATTGAGAAGCCTACCAACTGCTGCATTTTTGGTTGGG TGAGGCAAAGATTTCATTCTATGTTTTGGGAAGTTGCTGAAAAATTTG TACCACAGATCAAGAACATCcgagaaaagaaattaatacaCCATAATGTACTTCAACTTCTCAGACTCCTTTGCGTTGAAATTGCAAAACTAAATTTCTCCAAAGTGCAAAGCATATTTGGTCCCGGCGTTGCTCAGTGCAACATATGCTGGAATTCATGA
- the LOC131314934 gene encoding uncharacterized protein LOC131314934 isoform X4 → MAYSSTTSSDEKYPYPWEVNVLDFVPDKLSDAKCYPEWKQLMVDLIKSQGLLGFVDGSTTEPASKRVSQAASSNSVSWRRSDNLVQGWILTTLDKDTRLQVLQYTTARGVWTRLVDMFDRAKNRFQLDEETAKKLSNYLPLLIAAIEGDWDTTSKIIESEPDIVRAAITPHSETALFLAVKSSRRNHFVEKILKKMSPEDAGLANLWGMTALHRAAGVGNVEGAKLLVNKNPNLPNVLNKYGYAPLNYAASTGSRESVVYLWEVTKEEVKLKDDVAAELLRDLTRGEHYDIALTLLQRKPELACMEPSVLNVLVEKCSSFRSGTSLNFWQSLIYSVPQIKNIREKKLIHHNVLQLLRLLCVEIAKLNFSKVQSIFGPGVAQCNICWNS, encoded by the exons CACTTCCTCAGACGAGAAGTACCCGTACCCCTGGGAGGTTAACGTTCTGGACTTCGTCCCAGACAAGTTGTCTGATGCGAAATGCTATCCCGAGTGGAAGCAGCTGATGGTAGACCTCATCAAGAGTCAAGGCTTGCTTGGCTTTGTAGATGGCAGCACAACTGAGCCTGCATCCAAAAGGGTCTCCCAAGCGGCCTCATCAAATTCCGTCTCATGGAGAAGATCAGACAATCTTGTACAGGGATGGATCCTTACTACGCTCGACAAAGATACCCGTCTGCAAGTGTTGCAATATACAACTGCAAGAGGGGTGTGGACAAGGTTGGTGGATATGTTCGATCGGGCTAAAAATAGGTTCCAACTAG ATGAAGAAACTGCAAAGAAGCTAAGCAATTATCTGCCACTGCTAATAGCTGCAATCGAAGGTGACTGGGACACCACCAGCAAAATCATAGAAAGTGAACCAGATATTGTCAGGGCTGCCATCACGCCACACTCAGAAACAGCGCTCTTTCTGGCAGTGAAGTCGTCACGGAGAAACCATTTCGTGGAGaagattttgaagaaaatgTCACCAGAGGATGCAGGCCTAGCTAACCTATGGGGCATGACAGCTCTTCATCGTGCTGCAGGAGTTGGCAACGTTGAGGGAGCAAAACTGTTAGTTAACAAGAACCCGAACCTGCCTAACGTTTTGAATAAATATGGATATGCACCTCTCAATTATGCTGCTAGCACTGGGAGTAGGGAGAGTGTTGTTTACTTATGGGAAGTCACCAAAGAAGAAGTTAAATTGAAAGATGACGTAGCTGCTGAACTTTTGCGCGATCTCACAAGAGGGGAACACTACG ACATAGCTCTAACATTGCTTCAGCGCAAACCTGAGTTGGCATGCATGGAGCCCTCTGTTTTGAATGTGCTTGTTGAAAAGTGTTCTTCTTTCCGAAGTGGAACCTCCTTAAACTTCTGGCAGAGCTTAATCTATTCGG TACCACAGATCAAGAACATCcgagaaaagaaattaatacaCCATAATGTACTTCAACTTCTCAGACTCCTTTGCGTTGAAATTGCAAAACTAAATTTCTCCAAAGTGCAAAGCATATTTGGTCCCGGCGTTGCTCAGTGCAACATATGCTGGAATTCATGA
- the LOC131314934 gene encoding uncharacterized protein LOC131314934 isoform X3: protein MAYSSTTSSDEKYPYPWEVNVLDFVPDKLSDAKCYPEWKQLMVDLIKSQGLLGFVDGSTTEPASKRVSQAASSNSVSWRRSDNLVQGWILTTLDKDTRLQVLQYTTARGVWTRLVDMFDRAKNRFQLDEETAKKLSNYLPLLIAAIEGDWDTTSKIIESEPDIVRAAITPHSETALFLAVKSSRRNHFVEKILKKMSPEDAGLANLWGMTALHRAAGVGNVEGAKLLVNKNPNLPNVLNKYGYAPLNYAASTGSRESVVYLWEVTKEEVKLKDDVAAELLRDLTRGEHYDIALTLLQRKPELACMEPSVLNVLVEKCSSFRSGTSLNFWQSLIYSVRQRFHSMFWEVAEKFVPQIKNIREKKLIHHNVLQLLRLLCVEIAKLNFSKVQSIFGPGVAQCNICWNS from the exons CACTTCCTCAGACGAGAAGTACCCGTACCCCTGGGAGGTTAACGTTCTGGACTTCGTCCCAGACAAGTTGTCTGATGCGAAATGCTATCCCGAGTGGAAGCAGCTGATGGTAGACCTCATCAAGAGTCAAGGCTTGCTTGGCTTTGTAGATGGCAGCACAACTGAGCCTGCATCCAAAAGGGTCTCCCAAGCGGCCTCATCAAATTCCGTCTCATGGAGAAGATCAGACAATCTTGTACAGGGATGGATCCTTACTACGCTCGACAAAGATACCCGTCTGCAAGTGTTGCAATATACAACTGCAAGAGGGGTGTGGACAAGGTTGGTGGATATGTTCGATCGGGCTAAAAATAGGTTCCAACTAG ATGAAGAAACTGCAAAGAAGCTAAGCAATTATCTGCCACTGCTAATAGCTGCAATCGAAGGTGACTGGGACACCACCAGCAAAATCATAGAAAGTGAACCAGATATTGTCAGGGCTGCCATCACGCCACACTCAGAAACAGCGCTCTTTCTGGCAGTGAAGTCGTCACGGAGAAACCATTTCGTGGAGaagattttgaagaaaatgTCACCAGAGGATGCAGGCCTAGCTAACCTATGGGGCATGACAGCTCTTCATCGTGCTGCAGGAGTTGGCAACGTTGAGGGAGCAAAACTGTTAGTTAACAAGAACCCGAACCTGCCTAACGTTTTGAATAAATATGGATATGCACCTCTCAATTATGCTGCTAGCACTGGGAGTAGGGAGAGTGTTGTTTACTTATGGGAAGTCACCAAAGAAGAAGTTAAATTGAAAGATGACGTAGCTGCTGAACTTTTGCGCGATCTCACAAGAGGGGAACACTACG ACATAGCTCTAACATTGCTTCAGCGCAAACCTGAGTTGGCATGCATGGAGCCCTCTGTTTTGAATGTGCTTGTTGAAAAGTGTTCTTCTTTCCGAAGTGGAACCTCCTTAAACTTCTGGCAGAGCTTAATCTATTCGG TGAGGCAAAGATTTCATTCTATGTTTTGGGAAGTTGCTGAAAAATTTG TACCACAGATCAAGAACATCcgagaaaagaaattaatacaCCATAATGTACTTCAACTTCTCAGACTCCTTTGCGTTGAAATTGCAAAACTAAATTTCTCCAAAGTGCAAAGCATATTTGGTCCCGGCGTTGCTCAGTGCAACATATGCTGGAATTCATGA